The following are encoded together in the Bradyrhizobium genosp. L genome:
- a CDS encoding thiolase C-terminal domain-containing protein: MRRNQVAVVGAAETTELGVIPNMSQLQLHADAALNAIADAGLKLSDIDGFATAVETPQQVAHYLGITPTWVDGTSVGGCSFMLHVRHAAAAIEAGLCKTVLITHAESGKSMIGKAPRFTAPDSLNGQFEAPYGVYGPPSMFPIPVLRFMKTHGITHEQLAMVAVVQREWAAKNPRATMKDPITVADVLNSRMIAYPFRLLQCCLVTDGGGALILTSADRAKDFPRKPVYILGTGESVETPMVSQMKTFDSSRAFKVAGPLAFKEAGIAHKDVDHLMIYDAFAHLPLYGLGDLGFMPHEEAGKFIADGHTRPGGKLPLNTNGGGLSYMHSGMYGMYALQESVRQMRGIAPAQVSNAKISVCHGVGGMFAASGTIIFTNEK, encoded by the coding sequence ATGCGCAGGAACCAGGTTGCCGTCGTCGGCGCGGCAGAGACCACCGAGCTCGGCGTCATCCCCAACATGTCGCAGCTCCAGCTGCATGCGGACGCGGCGCTGAACGCGATTGCCGATGCCGGGTTGAAACTCTCCGACATCGACGGTTTTGCCACGGCGGTCGAGACGCCGCAGCAGGTCGCGCATTATCTCGGCATCACGCCGACCTGGGTCGACGGCACGTCGGTCGGCGGCTGCTCCTTCATGTTGCATGTCCGCCACGCGGCGGCCGCGATCGAAGCCGGGCTGTGCAAGACCGTGCTGATCACCCATGCCGAGAGCGGCAAGTCGATGATCGGCAAGGCGCCGCGCTTCACCGCACCGGACAGCCTCAACGGCCAGTTCGAGGCGCCCTACGGCGTCTACGGGCCGCCGAGCATGTTCCCGATCCCCGTGCTGCGCTTCATGAAGACCCACGGCATCACCCACGAACAGCTCGCGATGGTCGCGGTGGTGCAGCGCGAATGGGCGGCGAAAAATCCGCGCGCCACCATGAAAGACCCGATCACGGTCGCCGACGTCCTCAACTCCCGGATGATCGCCTATCCGTTCCGCCTGCTGCAATGCTGCCTCGTCACCGACGGCGGCGGCGCGCTGATCCTGACCTCCGCCGACCGCGCCAAGGATTTTCCCAGGAAGCCGGTCTATATCCTCGGCACCGGCGAGAGCGTCGAAACGCCGATGGTCAGCCAGATGAAGACGTTCGATTCATCGCGCGCCTTCAAGGTCGCCGGCCCCCTCGCCTTCAAGGAGGCCGGCATCGCGCACAAGGATGTCGATCACCTCATGATCTACGACGCCTTCGCGCATCTGCCGCTCTACGGCCTCGGCGACCTCGGCTTCATGCCCCATGAGGAAGCCGGCAAGTTCATCGCCGACGGCCACACGCGCCCCGGCGGCAAGCTGCCGCTCAACACCAATGGCGGCGGCTTGAGCTACATGCATTCCGGCATGTACGGCATGTACGCGCTGCAGGAGAGCGTGCGGCAGATGCGCGGCATCGCGCCGGCGCAGGTGTCGAACGCGAAAATCTCGGTGTGCCACGGCGTCGGCGGCATGTTCGCGGCGAGTGGCACGATCATTTTTACGAATGAGAAGTAA
- a CDS encoding Zn-ribbon domain-containing OB-fold protein: MAEPARAKPKPTPETQHFWDGAKAGELRLQRCDACANVYFPPRPFCPSCASRKVSVFKASGKGTLYSYVINHRPAAPGFTPPYAIAVVELDEGPRMMSNIIDCPQTPEALELDMKLEVAFQALDDKITLPVFRPAKG; the protein is encoded by the coding sequence ATGGCCGAGCCTGCGCGCGCGAAACCAAAACCGACGCCGGAAACCCAGCATTTCTGGGACGGCGCCAAGGCCGGCGAGCTGCGCCTGCAGCGCTGCGACGCCTGCGCCAATGTCTACTTCCCGCCGCGGCCGTTCTGCCCGTCCTGCGCCTCGCGCAAGGTCTCGGTGTTCAAGGCGAGCGGCAAGGGCACGCTCTACAGCTACGTCATCAACCACCGGCCCGCCGCGCCCGGCTTCACGCCGCCTTACGCGATCGCGGTGGTCGAGCTCGACGAGGGACCGCGCATGATGAGCAACATCATCGATTGTCCGCAGACGCCGGAAGCGCTCGAGCTCGACATGAAGCTCGAGGTCGCCTTCCAGGCGCTCGACGACAAGATCACCCTTCCCGTGTTCCGTCCGGCCAAGGGGTGA
- a CDS encoding SMP-30/gluconolactonase/LRE family protein, which produces MTNPSNTPDQTNDGAKAFDRRTILRGATALAATAMAASDAAARDYGPNAEPQRYPDSDILVIDDKRFKAKVGNTAIKRLYTGCLWAEGPAWNAQGQYLVWSDIPANRQLRYLDDDGHISEQFHKPSNEANGSTFDFEGRQITAERTRLVRYEHDGTVTSLAEQVNGKQLNGPNDMVVHPNDKSIWFTDPGYGAVSIYEGQRANTGSNQPYQKEAVYRIDASTGQITKVCDEPFKPNGIAFSHDYKKVYVCDTGITHYPNAKNIVWQYDLNGDKLSNPRTLIDMTLDGKSGFPDGMRVDIDGNIWVGAGWVGPGYDGVQVFAPDGARIGQILLPETCANLTFGGKKRNRLFMTASQSLYAVYVETKGAHNC; this is translated from the coding sequence ATGACAAACCCAAGCAACACACCCGATCAGACCAATGACGGCGCGAAGGCGTTCGACCGTCGCACGATCTTGCGCGGTGCAACCGCGCTTGCTGCAACCGCGATGGCGGCGTCAGATGCGGCCGCGCGCGACTACGGTCCCAATGCGGAACCGCAGCGCTATCCCGATAGCGATATCCTCGTGATCGACGACAAGCGCTTCAAGGCCAAGGTCGGCAACACCGCGATCAAGCGGCTCTATACCGGTTGCCTGTGGGCGGAGGGCCCGGCCTGGAACGCGCAGGGCCAGTATCTGGTCTGGAGCGACATCCCGGCCAATCGGCAGTTGCGCTATCTCGACGATGACGGCCATATCTCCGAGCAGTTCCACAAGCCGTCGAACGAAGCCAACGGCTCGACCTTCGATTTCGAGGGCCGCCAGATCACCGCCGAGCGCACCCGGCTGGTGCGCTACGAGCACGACGGAACCGTGACGTCGCTGGCGGAGCAGGTCAATGGCAAGCAGCTCAACGGGCCGAACGACATGGTCGTGCATCCCAACGACAAGTCGATCTGGTTCACCGATCCCGGCTACGGCGCGGTCTCGATCTACGAAGGGCAGCGCGCCAACACCGGCTCGAACCAGCCCTACCAGAAGGAAGCGGTCTACCGCATCGACGCCTCGACCGGCCAGATCACCAAGGTCTGCGACGAGCCGTTCAAGCCGAACGGCATCGCCTTCAGCCACGACTACAAGAAGGTCTATGTCTGCGACACCGGCATCACGCATTATCCGAACGCCAAGAACATCGTCTGGCAGTACGACCTCAACGGCGACAAGCTGTCCAACCCGCGCACGCTGATCGACATGACCTTGGACGGCAAGTCCGGTTTCCCGGACGGCATGCGCGTCGACATCGACGGCAACATCTGGGTCGGCGCCGGCTGGGTCGGACCCGGCTATGACGGCGTCCAGGTGTTCGCGCCCGACGGCGCGCGCATCGGCCAGATCCTGCTGCCGGAGACCTGCGCCAACCTCACCTTCGGCGGCAAGAAGCGCAACCGTCTGTTCATGACGGCGAGCCAGTCACTGTATGCGGTCTATGTGGAGACCAAGGGCGCGCATAATTGCTGA
- a CDS encoding LysR family transcriptional regulator, whose translation MDINLRQIRSFIAVAKLGSFTRAAEFLHISQPTLTVQIRRLEEALQLRLFDRNPRHVDLTRIGRDLLPAFERTIEDLDSVLAELKNVSTARLGVVRIAALPSFASGLLPDVIRRFRKQNPGASFAVKDIIANPLLDLIRSNDVDLGLTGGDVDFPDIEVLFRTSDEMHVVYLEGHPIGKFSRITAERLAQFPIVMMDTKTSVRAVTDTAFGKAKLRPTPISEVTHMMTAVGMVRAGIGITLLPSSALEITAESGLISRRINDPNFIRPISLIKKRNRTLPPLSKAFSDYLARSHSSVLARNNTADR comes from the coding sequence ATGGATATCAATCTCCGGCAGATCCGCTCCTTCATTGCGGTGGCGAAGCTCGGCAGCTTCACCCGGGCCGCCGAGTTTCTGCATATCTCGCAGCCGACGCTGACCGTTCAGATCAGGCGGCTTGAGGAGGCGTTGCAGCTTCGGTTGTTCGACCGTAACCCGCGCCATGTCGATCTGACGCGGATCGGCCGCGACCTGCTCCCGGCGTTCGAGCGGACCATCGAGGACCTCGATTCCGTCCTTGCGGAACTCAAGAACGTGTCGACCGCCCGGCTCGGCGTGGTCAGGATCGCCGCGCTGCCATCCTTTGCCTCGGGCCTGCTGCCCGACGTGATCCGCCGCTTTCGGAAGCAGAACCCGGGCGCTTCCTTTGCCGTCAAGGACATCATCGCGAACCCGCTGCTGGACCTGATCCGATCCAACGACGTCGATCTCGGCCTGACCGGCGGCGACGTTGATTTTCCTGATATCGAAGTGCTGTTCAGGACCAGCGACGAGATGCATGTCGTCTATCTCGAAGGCCACCCGATCGGCAAATTTTCGCGGATTACCGCCGAGCGCCTGGCGCAGTTTCCCATCGTGATGATGGACACCAAAACCAGCGTGCGCGCGGTGACGGATACAGCCTTCGGCAAGGCAAAGCTGAGGCCGACGCCGATTTCGGAAGTGACGCACATGATGACGGCGGTCGGCATGGTGCGTGCGGGGATTGGTATTACGCTGCTTCCTTCCTCGGCCCTGGAAATCACCGCTGAATCCGGCCTGATCAGCAGGCGCATCAACGATCCGAACTTCATCCGCCCGATTTCGCTGATCAAGAAGCGCAATCGCACCCTGCCTCCACTCAGCAAGGCTTTCTCCGATTACCTCGCGCGCAGCCACTCGAGCGTGCTCGCGCGCAATAATACCGCGGATCGCTGA
- a CDS encoding SDR family oxidoreductase: protein MAKSLQDKVIIVTGAGRGIGREIALLCAAEGAKVVVNDPGGAADGAGNSAAPAEEVVEEIKKRGGTAVANFESVAEAIPASKIVKTATDHFGRLDGVVNNAGILRDMIFHKMSVEAFEAVIKVHLMGSFYVSHAAARLYREQESGAFVHFTSTSGLVGNYGQANYAAAKLGIVGLSKSIALDMGRFNVRSNCVSPFAWTRMIGTIPTETDAEKARVEKIKQMGPEKIAPVCAYLLSDAAKDVTGQIFGVRMNEIFLFGQHRPVRSVHRGEGWTPETIAEHGMPALKGSFAKLDRSADVFTWDPI from the coding sequence ATGGCAAAATCACTGCAGGACAAGGTCATCATCGTCACCGGCGCAGGCCGCGGCATCGGGCGCGAGATCGCGCTGCTGTGCGCGGCAGAAGGCGCCAAGGTCGTGGTCAACGATCCCGGCGGCGCCGCCGATGGCGCGGGCAACAGCGCAGCGCCCGCCGAGGAGGTGGTCGAGGAGATCAAGAAGCGCGGCGGCACCGCGGTCGCCAACTTTGAATCCGTTGCGGAAGCGATCCCCGCCAGCAAGATCGTGAAGACCGCGACCGATCATTTCGGCCGGCTCGACGGCGTCGTCAACAATGCCGGCATCCTGCGCGACATGATCTTCCACAAGATGAGCGTGGAAGCCTTCGAAGCCGTCATCAAGGTGCATCTGATGGGCTCGTTCTACGTCTCGCACGCCGCGGCGCGGCTGTACCGCGAGCAGGAGTCCGGCGCCTTCGTGCATTTCACCTCGACCTCGGGCCTGGTCGGCAATTACGGCCAGGCCAACTACGCCGCCGCCAAGCTCGGCATCGTCGGCCTGTCGAAGTCGATCGCGCTCGACATGGGCCGCTTCAACGTGCGCTCGAACTGCGTGTCGCCATTCGCCTGGACCCGCATGATCGGCACCATCCCGACCGAGACCGACGCCGAGAAGGCGCGCGTCGAGAAGATCAAGCAGATGGGCCCGGAGAAGATCGCGCCGGTCTGCGCCTATCTGCTTTCGGATGCCGCAAAGGACGTCACCGGACAAATCTTCGGCGTGCGCATGAACGAGATCTTCCTGTTCGGCCAGCATCGTCCGGTCCGCTCGGTGCACCGCGGCGAAGGCTGGACGCCCGAGACCATTGCCGAGCACGGCATGCCGGCGCTGAAGGGATCGTTCGCCAAGCTCGACCGTTCCGCCGACGTCTTCACCTGGGATCCGATCTGA
- a CDS encoding ABC transporter substrate-binding protein → MFKKAIVALAACAALAGPAFAADAPSEIKIGTLYASSGRYASISMPVYSSLKLWVEQKNAEGGVFVKAFDKKIPIKLVSYDDQSNTATAATLYNQLITQDKVDLLVADSGSVLTAPAVAIARDHKMFLFDQTGTGASFFSKDNPYIALMADPVSTIWPKPLADFISHDGPGLGIKKVAILYATNEFTGTQANAFRKFVKESGAPIEFVYDQGVPTETTNYNVIINNINNTNPDAVIHFGYAPNDIAFQRNVQDAGVKFKMQFAIYAGIETELLEKNVGAKGLDHVWTYVPPSELDYSVNFGMNMKDFRAAWEKKYNDGKMEFGFNAVAGYTTALVLEKTLSVATSLDQMELRRAVFSLSGQLKTLDGTFALDETGGQIGELTPLGQLSVDEHDHIKFTSIYPHETATGKPVYPAP, encoded by the coding sequence ATGTTCAAAAAAGCCATTGTCGCGCTGGCCGCCTGCGCCGCGCTGGCGGGGCCCGCCTTTGCTGCGGATGCACCGTCGGAGATCAAGATCGGCACGCTCTATGCGTCCTCGGGGCGCTACGCCTCGATCTCGATGCCGGTCTACAGCTCGCTGAAATTGTGGGTCGAGCAGAAGAATGCCGAGGGTGGCGTGTTCGTCAAGGCGTTCGACAAGAAGATCCCGATCAAGCTCGTCTCCTATGACGACCAGAGCAACACCGCGACCGCCGCGACGCTCTACAACCAGCTCATCACCCAGGACAAGGTCGACCTCCTGGTCGCCGATTCCGGCTCGGTGCTGACCGCGCCTGCGGTTGCGATCGCGCGCGACCACAAGATGTTCCTGTTCGACCAGACCGGCACCGGCGCGAGTTTCTTCTCCAAGGACAATCCCTATATCGCGCTGATGGCCGACCCGGTGTCGACGATCTGGCCGAAGCCGCTGGCGGATTTCATCAGCCATGACGGTCCGGGCCTCGGCATCAAGAAGGTCGCGATCCTCTACGCGACCAACGAGTTCACGGGCACGCAGGCCAACGCCTTCCGCAAGTTCGTTAAGGAGTCAGGCGCGCCGATCGAGTTCGTCTACGACCAGGGCGTACCGACCGAGACCACGAACTACAACGTCATCATCAACAACATCAACAACACCAACCCGGACGCGGTGATCCATTTCGGCTACGCGCCGAACGACATCGCCTTCCAGCGCAACGTCCAGGACGCCGGTGTCAAGTTCAAGATGCAGTTCGCGATCTATGCCGGTATCGAGACCGAGCTCTTGGAGAAGAACGTCGGCGCCAAGGGGCTCGATCACGTCTGGACCTATGTGCCGCCCTCCGAGCTGGATTATTCCGTCAATTTCGGGATGAACATGAAGGATTTCCGCGCCGCCTGGGAGAAGAAGTACAACGACGGCAAGATGGAATTCGGCTTCAACGCGGTGGCGGGCTACACCACCGCGCTGGTGCTCGAGAAGACGCTGTCGGTCGCAACCAGCCTCGACCAGATGGAGCTGCGCCGCGCCGTGTTCTCGCTCAGCGGCCAGCTCAAGACGCTCGACGGCACCTTCGCGCTCGATGAGACGGGCGGGCAGATCGGCGAATTGACGCCGCTCGGCCAGCTTTCGGTCGACGAGCACGATCACATCAAGTTCACCTCGATCTATCCGCATGAGACTGCGACCGGCAAGCCGGTCTATCCGGCGCCGTGA